A stretch of Lathyrus oleraceus cultivar Zhongwan6 chromosome 6, CAAS_Psat_ZW6_1.0, whole genome shotgun sequence DNA encodes these proteins:
- the LOC127091245 gene encoding 65-kDa microtubule-associated protein 6, translating to MLAIGSPITSIHLSTTCTSLLRELEQIWNDIGETEKDKDRMLMELERECLDVYRRKVDEAANTKARFHQSVAAKEAEIATLIAALGEHDVHSPIKTDKRSASLKEKLASVTPLVEELKKKKEERLKQFEDIKTQIEKISGEICGIHPVNDDVSSTDGKEEQDLSLRRLNEYQTRLRSLQKEKSDRLQKVLQCVNEVHTLCGVLGLDFGQTVDDVHPSLHGTQVEQSTNISNSTLEGLEKTILKLKTERKVRIQKLKDIVANLFELWNLMDTSKEERNTFLRITSIVATSPSEITERGGLSTDVIEKASAEVEKLAKLKASRMKELVFKKRSELEEICRLTHIEPDTSTAAEKASALIDSGLVDPCELLANIEAQIVKAKDEALSRRDVTDRIDKWLFACEEENWLDEYSQDDNRYSAGRGAHINLKRAERARVTVTKIPGMVDNLISKTLAWEDEKKACFLYDGVRLVELLDDYKLTRQQREEVKRRQRDQKKMQDLLQNQKEAIYGSKPSPRKTNSFRKTNGHRANGNGYGNGNVSMPPTPRRNSVSGTTSEVHTPRSYSGRHNGYFNEMRRLSTTPLNFVAIPKEDTMSYSCSSEPESPPQV from the exons ATGTTGGCCATTGGAAGTCCTATTACTAGTATCCATTTAAGCACTACTTGCACTTCTTTGCTCAGAGAACTTGAG CAAATATGGAACGATATTGGAGAGACCGAGAAGGACAAAGATCGAATGTTGATGGAGCTAGAGAGGGAATGCTTAGATGTTTATAGGAGAAAAGTTGATGAAGCTGCCAACACCAAAGCACGTTTTCATCAATCCGTTGCAGCCAAGGAGGCTGAGATTGCCACGCTAATAGCTGCACTTGGGGAACATGACGTTCACTCTCCG ATTAAGACCGATAAAAGATCGGCATCCTTGAAGGAGAAACTCGCATCTGTCACACCATTGGTTGAGgaattgaagaagaaaaaagaagaaagGTTGAAACAATTTGAAGATATTAAAACTCAAATAGAGAAGATAAGCGGCGAGATTTGTGGAATCCATCCCGTCAATGATGATGTGAGCAGCACAGACGGTAAAGAGGAACAAGACTTGTCACTTAGAAGACTTAATGAATATCAAACACGTCTCCgaagtcttcaaaaagaaaag TCGGATCGACTTCAGAAAGTCTTGCAATGTGTTAATGAGGTGCATACTCTCTGTGGTGTTCTTGGATTGGATTTCGGCCAAACAGTAGACGATGTACATCCGAGCTTGCACGGGACTCAGGTGGAGCAATCAACTAATATTAGCAATAGCACATTGGAAGGTTTAGAGAAGACCATTCTCAAGTTAAAAACCGAAAGAAAAGTCAGAATACAGAAG TTGAAGGATATTGTCGCCAACCTATTTGAACTTTGGAATTTGATGGACACGTCAAAAGAAGAGAGGAACACTTTTCTGAGGATTACTTCTATTGTTGCAACTTCGCCATCAGAAATCACCGAAAGAGGCGGTCTTTCAACAGACGTGATAGAGAAG GCTTCGGCAGAAGTGGAAAAACTTGCGAAACTAAAAGCAAGTAGAATGAAAGAACTTGTTTTTAAGAAGAGGTCAGAGTTAGAAGAAATATGTAGATTGACTCATATCGAACCTGATACAAGTACTGCTGCCGAGAAAGCTAGTGCATTAATAGATTCTG GCCTGGTTGATCCTTGTGAATTATTAGCTAACATTGAAGCACAAATAGTGAAAGCTAAAGATGAAGCTTTGAGCAGAAGAGACGTAACCGATAGGATTGATAAGTGGCTTTTTGCTTGTGAAGAGGAAAATTGGCTCGACGAATATAGCCAG GATGATAATAGGTACAGTGCTGGGCGAGGTGCTCACATTAATCTGAAGCGTGCTGAACGAGCCAGAGTAACTGTAACCAAAATTCCAG GAATGGTTGACAATCTTATAAGCAAAACTCTAGCATGGGAAGATGAAAAGAAGGCTTGTTTTCTGTATGATGGG GTACGGTTGGTGGAATTACTGGATGATTATAAACTGACCAGGCAACAGAGAGAAGAAGTGAAGAGACGACAGAGG GACCAAAAGAAGATGCAAGATCTACTTCAAAATCAAAAGGAAGCCATATATGGATCTAAACCTAGTCCAAGAAAAACTAACAGCTTTAGAAAGACAAACGGGCATCGTGCAAATGGAAACGGCTATGGCAACGGAAATGTATCTATGCCTCCTACACCTCGTCGGAACTCAGTAAGCGGTACAACATCTGAAGTACATACACCACGCTCGTACTCTGGTCGTCATAACGGATACTTCAACGAAATGAGAAGACTATCTACCACGCCTCTCAACTTTGTAGCAATACCTAAGGAAGATACAATGTCATATAGTTGCAGTTCCGAACCCGAGTCCCCTCCCCAAGTTTAA